The Populus nigra chromosome 19, ddPopNigr1.1, whole genome shotgun sequence genome includes a window with the following:
- the LOC133679898 gene encoding protein DETOXIFICATION 43-like, whose translation MSEEGALQPVGLRKPKIPLSVFFRDARRVFKKDELGSEIIRIALPAAMALAADPVASLIDTAFIGRLGPVEIAAVGVAIAIFNQASKVTIFPLVSITTSFVAEEETLQRNGKVESEKAGDLNKDAESGKAKESVHDDEMLENLEKGSATNNEKNIEKKDSVLGDDCKATTSKSTTLTDTKSVDPKRNKERLNIPSASTALIVGGILGLVQAIFLVFGAKPLLNIMGVKSDSAMLTPARKYLTLRALGSPAVLLSLAMQGVFRGFKDTRTPLYATVIGDLTNIVLDPIFIFVFNWGVSGAAIAHVLSQYLISLILLWRLMKKVNLLPPSVKDLQFSRFLKNGFLLLARVVAATICVTLAASKAARLGSTTMAAFQICLQVWLTSSLLADGLAVAGQAIIACAFAEKDYQKATTAATRVLQMSFILGLGLAVFVGLGLHFGDVIFSKDPDVLHIIAIGIPFVAATQPINSIAFVFDGVNFGASDFAYSSYSMVLVAMASIPAIFVLSKTGGFVGIWVALTIFMGLRTFAGVWRMGTGTGPWRFLRGRLLT comes from the exons ATGTCTGAGGAAGGTGCTTTGCAGCCAGTTGGTCTGAGAAAGCCGAAGATAccactctctgttttttttagagATGCAAG ACGTGTTTTCAAAAAAGATGAACTTGGTTCGGAGATCATAAGGATTGCATTGCCTGCAGCAATGGCTTTAGCTGCTGATCCTGTTGCCTCCCTGATTGACACAGCCTTCATTGGCCGTCTAG GTCCAGTGGAAATAGCTGCTGTAGGAGTTGCTATTGCCATATTCAATCAAGCCTCAAAAGTCACCATATTTCCATTGGTTAGTATAACGACTTCTTTTGTAGCTGAGGAAGAAACTCTTCAAAGAAATGGCAAAGTTGAATCAGAAAAGGCTGGGGACTTGAATAAAGATGCGGAAAGTGGTAAAGCAAAAGAGTCGGTGCATGATGACGAAATGCTCGAGAACTTGGAAAAAGGTTCAGCCACAAACAATGAAAAGaacattgaaaagaaagattcaGTGCTGGGGGATG ATTGTAAGGCAACCACAAGCAAGTCTACTACTCTTACTGATACCAAAAGTGTTGATCCCAAACGAAATAAAGAGAGGCTAAATATCCCCTCAGCGTCGACAGCATTAATTGTTGGTGGAATTCTTGGTCTAGTGCAAGCTATATTCCTCGTGTTTGGGGCAAAACCTCTCCTGAATATTATGGGTGTGAAATCT GATTCGGCGATGTTAACCCCTGCAAGGAAGTACTTGACATTGAGAGCACTAGGTTCTCCTGCAGTTCTTTTGTCACTGGCAATGCAAGGGGTCTTTCGAGGCTTTAAAGACACAAGAACCCCTTTATATGCCACTG TTATAGGAGATTTAACAAATATCGTCTTAGACCCGATATTTATCTTCGTCTTCAACTGGGGTGTCAGTGGTGCAGCCATTGCTCACGTCCTTTCTCA GTACTTGATTTCACTAATTCTCTTGTGGAGGTTGATGAAGAAAGTTAATCTTTTACCCCCAAGTGTTAAAGATTTGCAATTTAGTCGGTTCCTCAAAAATG GCTTTCTGCTTTTAGCTCGAGTTGTAGCAGCAACAATCTGCGTGACCTTGGCAGCATCAAAGGCTGCTCGATTGGGTTCAACAACTATGGCTGCATTCCAAATTTGCTTACAAGTTTGGTTGACATCCTCCCTTCTTGCTGATGGCTTGGCAGTTGCCGGACAG GCAATTATTGCTTGTGCATTTGCTGAAAAGGACTACCAGAAGGCAACAACTGCTGCGACCCGGGTGTTACAG ATGAGTTTTATTCTTGGTCTTGGGCTAGCTGTGTTTGTTGGACTTGGTCTGCACTTCGGTgatgtaattttttcaaaagatccTGATGTTCTTCATATTATAGCCATCGGCATCCCG TTTGTTGCTGCTACACAACCCATCAACTCGATAGCTTTTGTCTTTGATGGTGTAAACTTCGGAGCATCTGATTTTGCTTACTCTTCGTATTCCATG GTTCTGGTGGCCATGGCAAGCATTCCAGCCATCTTTGTTCTCTCTAAAACTGGTGGATTTGTTGGGATTTGGGTTGCTTTAACCATCTTTATGGGGCTACGCACATTTGCTGGTGTATGGAG GATGGGAACTGGAACTGGACCTTGGCGCTTTCTCAGAGGGCGATTGTTGACCTAG